In Candidatus Atribacteria bacterium, a single window of DNA contains:
- a CDS encoding alternate F1F0 ATPase, F1 subunit alpha: MGNTTKEIDTLSLEENLKTTFSSMNRVVKQQKVSLYVQEIGIVSAVGKGIVTAKGLPEVKAGEIVTFKDRQRGMIFNLEPGKVDIVLFDDAKGIKAGDEVRRTNQVMDVPVGESLLGRVIDPVSRPLDGLGTLRTMERYPIERESPPIMDREPVYVPLQTGILVVDALVPIGRGQRELILGDRQTGKTAIAVDTMINQKDKEVICIYCAIGQKLSSVARVIAQLKKSGAMEYSLVMVASGEDTPGLNYIAPYAATSIGEYFMERGKDVLVIYDDLTHHARSYRELSLLLRRPPAREAYPGDIFYIHSRLLERATHLKKEKGGGSLTALPIIETQAQNLSAYIPTNLISITDGQIYLSPQLFQGGLLPAVDVGKSVSRVGGKTQLASYQEVVGNLRLTYSQFQELEIFSRFGTQLDESTIKILERGRRIREILKQNQYAPYSVMEQIVVLLMVNQGLWDGVSVEDIKKRIIEIKKNLEERFPQLEEKVMNNKKLDSDEVKRILDFVETNILKREEDHSNADAGNHSEKN, translated from the coding sequence ATGGGTAATACAACGAAAGAGATAGATACTTTATCTTTAGAAGAAAATTTAAAAACGACTTTTTCCAGTATGAATCGCGTGGTAAAACAGCAGAAAGTATCCTTATATGTACAGGAAATCGGTATTGTATCCGCGGTAGGTAAAGGTATTGTCACGGCAAAAGGGTTGCCGGAAGTAAAAGCAGGGGAAATCGTGACTTTCAAAGACCGCCAGCGGGGAATGATCTTTAATCTGGAACCAGGTAAAGTAGATATTGTTCTCTTTGATGATGCGAAGGGGATTAAAGCCGGAGATGAAGTGAGGAGAACCAACCAGGTCATGGATGTCCCGGTTGGCGAATCATTGTTGGGAAGGGTCATCGACCCGGTGAGCCGTCCCCTGGATGGTTTAGGCACTTTAAGGACCATGGAGAGATATCCCATTGAGCGTGAATCTCCTCCCATTATGGATAGAGAACCGGTATATGTTCCTTTACAGACAGGTATTTTAGTCGTGGATGCCCTGGTACCGATTGGCCGGGGGCAGCGGGAGCTTATCCTGGGAGACCGACAGACCGGGAAAACAGCGATTGCTGTGGACACCATGATTAATCAAAAAGATAAAGAGGTTATTTGTATTTATTGTGCTATCGGTCAAAAGTTATCTTCGGTGGCCAGAGTCATTGCTCAACTTAAAAAGTCAGGAGCCATGGAATATAGCCTGGTAATGGTGGCATCAGGAGAAGATACGCCCGGCTTGAATTATATTGCACCTTATGCTGCGACCAGTATCGGTGAATATTTTATGGAAAGAGGAAAAGATGTTTTAGTAATTTATGATGATTTAACCCATCATGCCCGCTCTTACCGGGAGCTATCGCTTTTGTTAAGAAGGCCGCCTGCCCGGGAAGCCTATCCCGGAGATATTTTTTATATTCATTCTCGTCTTTTAGAAAGGGCGACTCATCTGAAGAAAGAAAAAGGTGGCGGTTCTTTGACCGCCTTGCCCATTATTGAAACCCAGGCACAAAATTTATCAGCTTACATCCCAACCAATCTTATTTCCATTACCGATGGTCAAATTTATCTTTCCCCTCAATTATTCCAGGGAGGACTGTTGCCGGCCGTTGATGTGGGGAAATCAGTATCCCGGGTAGGAGGAAAAACACAATTAGCTTCCTATCAAGAGGTGGTGGGTAACTTACGTTTAACTTATTCTCAATTTCAAGAGCTGGAAATCTTTTCCCGGTTCGGGACTCAGTTAGATGAGAGTACTATAAAAATACTGGAAAGAGGAAGAAGAATAAGAGAAATTTTAAAACAGAATCAATACGCTCCCTACTCGGTCATGGAACAAATTGTCGTTCTGCTTATGGTAAACCAGGGGTTATGGGATGGGGTTTCGGTTGAGGATATTAAAAAAAGAATAATAGAAATAAAAAAGAATTTGGAAGAAAGATTCCCCCAATTGGAAGAAAAAGTGATGAATAATAAAAAACTGGATAGTGATGAAGTAAAAAGGATTCTCGATTTTGTAGAAACAAATATTTTAAAAAGAGAGGAAGACCACTCAAATGCAGATGCTGGAAACCATTCAGAGAAAAATTGA
- a CDS encoding ATPase F0F1, which produces MEHQNKSKDIKQGFIKKIEKKEKRKLRARDKKYQAVWFGMGSFGVIGWSVMIPTVIGIAVGIWADKKWPGHISWTLTFLFLGIILGCLNAWYWVEKERKSIEEENEE; this is translated from the coding sequence ATGGAACATCAAAATAAATCAAAAGATATAAAGCAGGGCTTTATTAAAAAAATCGAGAAAAAAGAAAAACGGAAATTAAGAGCCCGAGACAAGAAATATCAGGCTGTGTGGTTCGGCATGGGTTCGTTCGGAGTGATTGGCTGGTCGGTGATGATACCGACTGTGATTGGTATTGCCGTGGGTATCTGGGCTGATAAGAAGTGGCCGGGTCATATTTCCTGGACCTTGACTTTCCTTTTTTTGGGGATTATCCTTGGCTGTCTCAATGCCTGGTACTGGGTGGAAAAAGAACGAAAATCGATTGAAGAGGAAAACGAAGAATGA
- the msrB gene encoding peptide-methionine (R)-S-oxide reductase has product MQEQEKKLDAKLYTKIVPFIQFYQAEDYHQDYYQKSPTRYKLYRAGSGREAYLKSTWEEANNNDANKFKKPSDEELKKILTPLQYKVTQENGSEMAFDNEYWDNKREGIYVDILSGKPLFSSLDKFDSGTGWPSFTKPLEPDNILEKEDNSLFMSRTEVRSKYADSHLGHLFDNGLEPTGLRYCMNSAALRFIPKEDLEKEGFGQYMELFEL; this is encoded by the coding sequence ATGCAGGAACAAGAAAAAAAATTGGATGCAAAATTATATACTAAAATCGTTCCGTTCATTCAATTCTATCAGGCGGAGGATTATCATCAGGATTATTACCAAAAATCTCCCACAAGATATAAATTATATCGTGCTGGTTCGGGACGTGAAGCATATCTTAAATCGACATGGGAAGAAGCGAACAATAATGATGCTAACAAATTCAAAAAGCCTTCGGATGAAGAGCTGAAAAAAATATTAACTCCTTTACAATATAAGGTAACTCAAGAGAATGGGTCAGAAATGGCATTTGACAATGAATATTGGGATAACAAGAGAGAAGGTATTTATGTGGATATTTTATCCGGCAAACCGCTTTTTAGCTCACTTGACAAATTTGATTCGGGAACGGGCTGGCCAAGCTTTACGAAGCCGCTCGAACCGGATAACATTTTAGAAAAAGAAGATAACAGTTTATTTATGAGCAGAACGGAAGTAAGGAGCAAATATGCAGATTCTCATCTTGGCCATCTATTTGATAATGGGCTTGAACCCACCGGTCTACGTTATTGCATGAATTCAGCTGCGCTTCGATTTATTCCCAAAGAAGATTTAGAAAAGGAAGGATTTGGTCAATATATGGAGCTTTTCGAGTTATAA
- the cadA gene encoding cadmium-translocating P-type ATPase, which produces MTRYRCPKCKMEYDTPGKCNMCKVTLKKVVEKKKPMPNMHHEKHEPQKTNHQSQKGKSHQEHMHHDHADHHQHMVRDFKKRFIISALVTIPILLLSPLIQKLLNFSFGIPGEKYVLFALSSFIFFYGGWPFLKGFFDESRKKQPGMMTLIALATSVAYFYSSAVVFGLKGKFFFWELATLIDVMLLGHWFEMKSVLGASRALEKLAQLMPDTAHLMKGSEVKEVKISILKKGDKILIKAGEKIPADGFIIKGSSYIDESMLTGESKPVHKKEEDKVIGGSVNGDAVLEVKVEGTGEESYLNKVINLVKDAQSSKSKTQRFADKAANWLTIIAVTIGTATLIYWIIYGLDLAFAIERMATVMVITCPHALGLAIPLVTAVSTSLSAKNGLLIRNRTTFENSRKITTVVFDKTGTLTEGKFGVSLVTVIDKIYDEKKMIQLAASLEKNSEHPIARGIINRAEELKVKTMPMSDFEVIKGQGVKGKIEGKNIALVSQGYVRKNNFEMLKEIKDYETGTLVYILLDSKIIGVITLADKIRKESYEAIQQLKRLGIKCWMLTGDNKRIAEEVSNELHLDGYFAEVLPHEKLEKIKELQSKGEFVAMTGDGINDAPALAQADVGIAIGSGTDVAAETADIILVNSNPLDVTSLILFGRATYRKMIQNLYWATGYNVIAIPLAAGILYNYGIIISPAIGAALMSLSTIIVAINAQFLSIAK; this is translated from the coding sequence ATGACCAGATATAGATGTCCAAAATGCAAAATGGAGTATGATACTCCGGGAAAATGCAATATGTGCAAGGTTACTCTTAAAAAAGTAGTAGAAAAGAAAAAGCCTATGCCTAATATGCATCATGAAAAGCATGAACCTCAAAAAACTAATCATCAATCTCAAAAAGGTAAAAGTCATCAAGAGCATATGCATCATGACCATGCCGATCATCATCAGCACATGGTGCGTGATTTTAAAAAAAGGTTTATCATATCAGCTTTGGTCACCATACCCATTCTTTTGCTGTCTCCCTTAATACAAAAGTTGCTTAATTTTAGTTTTGGTATTCCCGGAGAAAAATATGTTCTCTTTGCTCTTTCCAGTTTTATATTCTTCTACGGGGGTTGGCCTTTCTTAAAAGGATTTTTTGATGAGTCCAGGAAGAAACAGCCGGGAATGATGACTCTTATTGCCTTAGCTACTTCAGTAGCCTATTTTTATAGTTCGGCAGTGGTTTTTGGCCTTAAAGGAAAGTTTTTTTTCTGGGAACTGGCTACCCTGATAGATGTGATGCTTCTGGGCCACTGGTTTGAGATGAAATCTGTTTTAGGGGCTTCCAGGGCACTAGAAAAGCTGGCTCAATTAATGCCGGATACAGCCCACCTAATGAAGGGAAGCGAAGTCAAAGAAGTCAAAATTTCTATCTTGAAAAAGGGGGATAAAATTTTAATCAAAGCGGGTGAAAAAATACCTGCTGACGGTTTTATTATCAAAGGCAGCAGCTATATTGATGAATCAATGCTGACCGGAGAATCAAAGCCAGTACATAAAAAAGAGGAAGATAAGGTTATCGGCGGTTCGGTAAATGGAGATGCAGTTTTGGAAGTAAAGGTTGAAGGGACAGGAGAAGAATCGTATTTAAACAAGGTCATTAACCTGGTAAAAGATGCTCAGTCATCCAAATCAAAAACTCAGAGGTTTGCGGATAAAGCAGCAAACTGGCTTACCATCATTGCGGTGACTATCGGAACAGCCACACTCATTTACTGGATTATATATGGGCTCGACCTAGCCTTTGCCATTGAAAGGATGGCTACAGTAATGGTGATTACCTGCCCTCATGCTTTAGGTTTAGCCATACCTCTGGTTACGGCAGTCTCGACTTCGTTGTCGGCAAAAAACGGCCTTTTAATAAGAAATAGAACTACCTTTGAAAATTCCAGAAAGATAACCACTGTGGTGTTTGATAAGACAGGTACACTTACCGAAGGTAAATTCGGAGTAAGCCTGGTTACGGTTATAGACAAAATTTATGATGAAAAAAAGATGATTCAATTGGCAGCCTCACTGGAAAAGAATTCTGAACACCCAATTGCCAGGGGAATTATAAACAGAGCGGAAGAACTAAAAGTTAAGACCATGCCGATGTCAGACTTCGAGGTAATAAAAGGACAAGGAGTAAAGGGGAAAATAGAAGGAAAAAATATCGCCTTGGTTAGCCAGGGTTATGTGAGGAAAAACAATTTTGAGATGCTAAAAGAAATTAAGGATTACGAAACCGGAACACTGGTTTATATTTTGCTTGATAGCAAAATAATTGGCGTTATCACGCTAGCTGATAAAATTAGAAAGGAATCCTATGAAGCAATACAGCAGCTAAAAAGATTGGGCATAAAGTGTTGGATGCTTACCGGAGATAATAAAAGAATCGCTGAAGAAGTTTCAAATGAGTTACATCTTGATGGATATTTTGCAGAAGTACTGCCACATGAAAAACTGGAAAAAATAAAAGAGCTGCAGAGTAAAGGAGAATTTGTTGCTATGACTGGAGACGGAATTAATGATGCCCCCGCTCTTGCTCAGGCAGATGTAGGTATTGCTATCGGCTCAGGCACAGATGTTGCTGCCGAGACTGCTGATATTATCTTGGTCAACAGCAATCCTTTGGATGTTACTTCGCTCATTTTGTTTGGAAGAGCAACTTATCGTAAAATGATTCAAAATCTGTATTGGGCAACAGGATATAATGTTATTGCTATTCCTCTTGCTGCCGGAATATTATACAATTATGGCATAATAATTTCTCCGGCTATCGGAGCTGCTCTGATGTCTCTAAGCACTATAATTGTGGCCATAAATGCTCAATTCTTATCCATTGCAAAATGA
- a CDS encoding F0F1 ATP synthase subunit epsilon, whose amino-acid sequence MDLKILLPGKTFLKKEVKKITAEAENGWFCLLPKHVDFTTSLTPGILLLTTSEEKDVFLAIDEGILVKYGKEVVISTRNAIEGEDLGELKNRVEEIFIKTDEKEKDAQTALSKLEADFVRSFLNLETHG is encoded by the coding sequence ATTGATTTAAAGATATTATTACCGGGGAAGACATTTTTAAAAAAGGAAGTCAAAAAAATAACGGCAGAGGCAGAAAACGGGTGGTTTTGCCTGCTGCCCAAACATGTTGATTTTACCACTTCCTTAACACCGGGAATTTTACTGCTAACCACATCCGAGGAGAAAGATGTTTTTTTAGCTATCGATGAAGGAATCCTGGTTAAATATGGGAAAGAAGTGGTTATTTCGACCAGGAATGCCATAGAGGGAGAAGATTTGGGAGAGCTGAAAAATCGGGTGGAAGAAATATTTATCAAAACAGATGAGAAAGAAAAAGATGCCCAGACTGCTTTAAGTAAATTAGAAGCAGATTTTGTCAGAAGTTTTTTAAATTTGGAGACGCATGGATAA
- a CDS encoding ATP synthase subunit I, whose translation MNLSVYSLLYFIIGLGLGLFYFGGLWLTIKNMNQARSPIILTLGSYILRMAVVFLVLIYIARQGDWGNVLILLVGFIISRIFLSRRIGKPKKDINNHN comes from the coding sequence ATGAATCTTAGTGTTTACAGCTTATTATATTTTATCATTGGCCTGGGATTAGGATTATTTTATTTTGGCGGTTTATGGCTGACCATTAAAAATATGAATCAGGCTCGTTCGCCGATTATATTAACCCTGGGAAGTTATATTTTAAGAATGGCTGTTGTGTTTTTGGTATTAATTTATATTGCCCGTCAGGGTGATTGGGGAAATGTTTTAATTCTTTTGGTGGGATTTATTATAAGTCGTATTTTTTTAAGTAGAAGGATTGGTAAACCAAAAAAAGATATAAATAATCATAATTAA
- a CDS encoding F0F1 ATP synthase subunit A: MDISPDAIILFKWNGIHLNATILFTWIAMLILIIISWLATRNLTIGPKISRWQNFLEVIIGYMRQQVKEITQQNPDPFIPFLGTLFLFISVSSLLSIIPGYQAPTGSLSTTSALAICVFFAIPIFGIAKKGALAYFKHYLEPFIFMAPFNVIGDFSRTLALAVRLFGNMMSGSLIAAVLLIITPLFIPIVMQVFGLLIGQIQAYIFTVLATVYIASATRIENKTIQIEQKEGSKENE; this comes from the coding sequence ATGGATATAAGTCCGGATGCTATTATTTTATTTAAATGGAATGGAATCCATCTAAATGCTACGATTCTTTTTACTTGGATAGCCATGCTCATACTTATTATAATTAGCTGGCTGGCCACCAGAAATTTAACCATCGGACCTAAAATAAGCCGCTGGCAAAATTTTTTGGAAGTGATTATCGGTTATATGCGGCAGCAAGTGAAAGAAATTACTCAACAGAATCCAGACCCCTTTATTCCTTTTTTAGGCACCTTATTTTTATTTATTTCGGTATCCAGTTTGTTGTCTATTATTCCCGGCTATCAGGCTCCAACCGGTTCATTGTCCACTACCAGTGCGCTGGCTATTTGCGTATTTTTTGCCATACCTATTTTCGGCATTGCCAAAAAAGGGGCACTTGCTTATTTTAAACATTATTTGGAGCCTTTTATCTTCATGGCCCCCTTTAATGTAATTGGTGATTTCTCCCGTACGCTGGCTCTGGCGGTACGATTATTTGGGAATATGATGAGCGGCTCATTGATTGCGGCAGTTTTATTGATCATCACCCCTTTGTTTATACCCATTGTGATGCAGGTTTTTGGATTATTAATTGGTCAAATACAAGCTTATATCTTTACCGTGCTGGCCACGGTTTATATTGCTTCGGCCACGCGGATAGAAAATAAGACGATTCAGATAGAACAAAAGGAAGGGAGTAAAGAAAATGAGTAG
- a CDS encoding F0F1 ATP synthase subunit C: MSSIDIIGAVSIITAGITIAIGSVGPAIGEGMALARALGAIAQQPDEANTITRTLFVGLAMVESTAIYCLVISVILIFANPFWNYVLSH; the protein is encoded by the coding sequence ATGAGTAGTATTGATATTATCGGTGCGGTTTCTATTATTACTGCGGGAATCACCATTGCCATTGGTTCGGTTGGCCCCGCCATAGGAGAAGGGATGGCCCTGGCCCGGGCATTGGGAGCGATTGCTCAACAACCCGACGAAGCCAATACCATTACCAGAACTTTATTTGTGGGATTGGCCATGGTTGAATCGACGGCTATCTACTGTTTGGTCATTTCAGTCATTCTTATTTTTGCCAATCCTTTCTGGAATTATGTCTTAAGTCATTAG